The Desulfuromonas versatilis genome has a segment encoding these proteins:
- a CDS encoding response regulator, whose translation MSLVGNLEDLGLGDILQIVSLSRKSGVLLLRSNGREGKIIFLNGQVIRASSSVSRENLGDLLLREGLVDLELLKKALSLQRNSHPAPRIGTILAENFGVLREAIDAIVRKKIETTVYSFFGWNEGSFSFELGEPADLADACLNPLQFMLEQGLNPQWLALEGSRVLDEARHRGVSLEMDATESGVELDSLLEAEALPRSGAQAAANAAADPVSPADGFRVLLIDDDPGVSLALVNALTAKGYWADSCGSAGEFLQLLGECPGGEKNTLLVIDLIMPRMDGEGLLGGLELLEQVRRSHPRVPVVMITDHPHREAQQRARALGVETILEKPKKPDLAGTGGQGSLEALATAIVKAAGGSGDAVAALSGGGSVSAVTINLGKELLRELGEVAPDEQRGASSVSTGLNLLRGMLQELNNPALGGGIILLVLRFASEFMNRAVIFLVKNGQIFGLGQFGLDGEGAEADTRVRRMQIPCGEDSIFQRVLQEKTPLLVGPGASQWDHYLQDQLEGGTPEEIFLGPIVSEGEVAAILYGDNLPKKKRIGETEALEIFLSQAGLAMDKALLERRLRGNGEL comes from the coding sequence ATGAGCCTTGTCGGTAATCTTGAAGACCTGGGGCTTGGGGATATTCTCCAGATTGTCAGCCTGAGCCGAAAGTCCGGCGTCCTCCTGCTGCGCAGCAATGGCCGGGAGGGAAAAATCATTTTCCTCAACGGACAGGTCATTCGCGCCTCCTCCAGCGTCTCCCGCGAAAACCTCGGGGATCTGTTGCTCCGTGAGGGGCTTGTCGATCTCGAACTGCTGAAAAAAGCCCTTTCCCTGCAGCGCAACAGCCATCCCGCGCCAAGAATCGGCACGATTCTCGCAGAAAATTTCGGCGTCCTCCGGGAGGCCATCGACGCCATCGTCCGAAAGAAAATTGAAACCACGGTTTACAGCTTTTTCGGCTGGAACGAGGGGTCCTTTTCCTTCGAACTGGGCGAACCGGCGGACCTTGCCGATGCCTGCCTCAACCCGCTTCAGTTCATGCTGGAGCAAGGCCTCAACCCCCAGTGGCTGGCCCTGGAAGGGAGCCGGGTGCTGGATGAGGCCCGCCACCGCGGGGTGTCGCTGGAGATGGACGCCACGGAGTCGGGGGTTGAACTTGACAGTCTGCTAGAGGCAGAAGCGCTTCCCCGTTCCGGTGCCCAGGCTGCCGCCAACGCCGCAGCGGACCCGGTTTCGCCTGCGGATGGCTTTCGCGTCCTGTTGATTGACGATGATCCTGGGGTCAGCCTTGCGCTGGTCAACGCTCTGACCGCAAAGGGTTATTGGGCAGACAGCTGCGGCAGTGCCGGGGAGTTTCTGCAACTGCTCGGTGAATGCCCAGGCGGGGAAAAAAACACGCTGCTGGTGATCGACCTGATTATGCCGCGCATGGACGGCGAAGGCCTGCTGGGTGGATTGGAACTGCTCGAGCAGGTGCGGCGCTCCCACCCGCGGGTGCCGGTGGTGATGATCACCGACCATCCCCACCGGGAAGCGCAGCAGAGGGCCAGGGCCCTGGGGGTTGAAACGATCCTTGAAAAACCCAAAAAACCGGATCTTGCCGGGACGGGCGGGCAGGGGTCGCTCGAGGCCCTTGCCACCGCGATCGTCAAGGCTGCCGGAGGTAGTGGGGATGCCGTTGCGGCCCTGTCCGGGGGCGGGTCGGTTTCCGCCGTCACCATAAACCTGGGAAAGGAACTGCTGCGGGAGCTCGGTGAGGTCGCCCCCGATGAGCAACGCGGCGCATCCTCTGTTTCGACCGGTCTGAACCTGCTGCGCGGCATGCTCCAGGAACTGAACAATCCGGCTTTGGGGGGCGGGATAATCCTGCTGGTACTGCGCTTCGCCAGTGAGTTCATGAACCGCGCGGTGATCTTTTTGGTGAAAAACGGACAGATTTTCGGCCTTGGCCAGTTCGGTCTCGACGGCGAGGGAGCTGAGGCGGACACCCGGGTCAGGCGGATGCAGATCCCCTGCGGCGAGGACTCCATCTTCCAGAGAGTTCTTCAGGAAAAGACCCCCCTGCTGGTCGGCCCCGGCGCGAGTCAATGGGACCATTACCTGCAGGACCAATTGGAGGGGGGAACCCCCGAGGAGATTTTCCTGGGACCCATTGTCAGTGAGGGGGAGGTTGCGGCCATATTGTACGGTGACAATCTACCGAAGAAAAAGCGGATCGGTGAAACCGAGGCCCTGGAGATCTTCCTCTCTCAGGCCGGTCTTGCCATGGATAAGGCATTACTGGAGCGGCGACTTCGCGGCAATGGCGAGCTGTGA
- the era gene encoding GTPase Era yields the protein METQHPPFRSGFVSIIGRPNVGKSTLLNRILGQKIAITTDKPQTTRNRILGIHNLPTGQILFLDTPGIHRGKGKLNRYMVDQAISACSDVDAILFLVEATDRVGGGDDFILEILGKGQVPVVLVINKIDLVPKPELLALIDSYSQRFSFHAIIPASGLTGNGVERVLDTILPMLPEGPRYYPEDMVTDLPERFIAAEMIREQILKQTREEIPYGVAVTVERFSEEPEKNLVVIQAVILVERDTHKGILLGKQGSRIRSLGKAARLEIERFLGTRVFLELFVKVQKNWTQSARMLKELGYE from the coding sequence TTGGAAACCCAACACCCGCCTTTCCGTTCCGGTTTTGTCTCCATTATCGGGCGGCCCAATGTCGGAAAATCGACCCTGCTCAACAGGATTCTCGGGCAGAAGATCGCCATCACCACCGACAAACCCCAGACCACCCGAAACCGCATCCTTGGGATCCACAACCTGCCCACGGGGCAGATTCTGTTTCTCGACACCCCCGGGATTCATCGCGGCAAGGGCAAGCTCAACCGCTATATGGTCGATCAGGCCATTTCAGCCTGCTCCGACGTCGATGCCATCCTGTTTCTGGTCGAGGCCACCGACCGGGTCGGCGGCGGCGATGACTTCATCCTCGAAATCCTCGGCAAGGGGCAAGTCCCGGTGGTACTGGTCATCAACAAGATCGACCTGGTCCCCAAGCCTGAATTGCTTGCACTGATCGACAGCTACTCGCAACGCTTTTCCTTCCATGCCATCATCCCCGCCTCGGGTTTGACCGGCAATGGCGTGGAGCGGGTTCTCGACACCATCCTGCCGATGCTCCCGGAAGGGCCCCGCTATTATCCCGAGGATATGGTGACGGATCTTCCCGAGCGCTTCATTGCCGCCGAAATGATCCGCGAGCAGATACTCAAGCAGACCAGGGAGGAAATCCCCTACGGGGTCGCGGTCACTGTGGAGAGGTTTTCCGAGGAGCCGGAGAAAAATCTGGTGGTGATCCAGGCGGTGATCCTGGTCGAGCGTGATACCCACAAGGGAATTCTGCTCGGCAAGCAGGGGTCCCGGATCCGCAGCCTGGGCAAGGCGGCCAGGCTGGAGATCGAGCGCTTCCTGGGGACCCGGGTCTTTCTCGAGTTGTTCGTCAAGGTGCAGAAGAACTGGACCCAGTCGGCCCGCATGCTCAAGGAACTCGGCTACGAGTAG
- a CDS encoding chemotaxis protein CheW yields MNKSLVTQEGGSGEHKEGRKEIQLACFRIGAESYALDIMRIKEIIRPQKLTPVPKAPSFIEGVINLRGSVIPVVDLCKRFEHGAGGLQGKARIIICTLSGRIAGLLVDEVFEVRRYSRKEVQPAPHFLKGKGSEFFLGVCRRGEDLVMILDLERILSTDEKIDLDMIRQSAGSVSGA; encoded by the coding sequence ATGAACAAAAGCCTGGTGACGCAAGAGGGGGGCTCCGGCGAGCACAAGGAGGGGCGCAAGGAAATCCAGCTGGCTTGTTTTCGAATCGGCGCGGAGTCCTACGCGCTGGACATCATGCGGATCAAGGAGATCATCCGACCGCAGAAACTTACCCCGGTGCCCAAGGCCCCATCATTTATCGAGGGGGTCATCAACCTCAGGGGATCCGTCATCCCCGTGGTGGACCTGTGCAAACGCTTCGAGCATGGTGCAGGTGGCCTGCAGGGCAAGGCGCGCATCATCATCTGCACTCTCTCCGGTCGTATCGCCGGGCTGCTGGTCGACGAGGTGTTCGAGGTCCGTCGCTACTCCCGGAAGGAAGTTCAACCCGCCCCCCATTTTCTCAAAGGCAAAGGTTCGGAATTCTTTCTCGGTGTCTGTCGCCGAGGGGAGGACCTGGTCATGATCCTGGATCTTGAGCGGATTCTGTCCACCGATGAGAAAATCGATCTGGATATGATCAGGCAAAGCGCCGGTTCGGTTTCCGGTGCCTGA
- a CDS encoding ExeA family protein yields the protein MYERFFGLNERPFSKTPDPRFLFMSRMHREAMARLHYAVEERDLILLTGGIGCGKTTLSRALMDELGEGFKILLFINPRLTPLEFLRTLALRLGVAEPARFKTELLEQIGAELYGLYRQNLCPVLVIDEAQLVPHKDTFEEIRLLTNFQLDDRNLMSIVVMGQPELRKRLAHRVYEPLRQRIGMQFHLEPLSLEETAEYLDYRVGIAGGAPGLFDPGAVAGIFRFSGGIPRKINHAASLALLEAFGREVKPVNAAVLDAVMAELDLTAEPMQGKLNDGSCRHP from the coding sequence ATGTATGAACGGTTTTTCGGGCTGAACGAGAGACCCTTCAGCAAGACGCCCGACCCGCGTTTTCTGTTCATGAGTCGGATGCATCGCGAGGCCATGGCCAGGCTGCACTATGCTGTGGAGGAAAGGGATCTGATTCTCCTGACCGGGGGGATCGGCTGCGGAAAAACCACCCTTTCGAGGGCCCTGATGGACGAGCTGGGCGAGGGATTCAAGATCCTGTTGTTCATCAACCCCAGGCTCACTCCGCTGGAGTTTTTGCGCACCCTGGCCCTGCGGCTCGGAGTCGCGGAACCGGCCAGGTTCAAAACCGAATTGCTCGAGCAGATCGGTGCCGAACTCTACGGGCTGTATCGGCAGAACCTCTGCCCGGTGTTGGTGATTGACGAGGCCCAACTGGTGCCTCACAAGGACACCTTTGAAGAGATCCGGCTGCTGACCAATTTTCAACTGGATGACCGGAACCTGATGAGCATCGTAGTCATGGGGCAACCGGAGCTTCGCAAACGGCTGGCCCACCGGGTGTACGAACCCCTGCGGCAGCGTATCGGGATGCAGTTTCACCTGGAGCCGCTTTCCCTGGAGGAAACTGCCGAATACCTGGATTACCGGGTCGGGATTGCCGGCGGTGCCCCCGGGTTGTTCGACCCTGGTGCGGTTGCGGGAATTTTCCGTTTTTCGGGGGGAATCCCCCGGAAAATCAACCATGCCGCCTCTCTGGCCCTGCTTGAGGCATTTGGCCGGGAGGTTAAACCGGTGAATGCGGCGGTACTGGATGCGGTCATGGCCGAACTTGACCTGACCGCTGAGCCCATGCAAGGGAAGCTGAATGATGGATCTTGCCGACATCCGTAA
- the rnc gene encoding ribonuclease III, which translates to MVTDVLKELEEKIDYRFGNPDLLLEALTHKSFSNEQVARVCPHNERLEFLGDAVLDLIISDRLFRDYPDSPEGELTRIRAEVVSEKSLARAGRKLGLGACLRLGKGEARSGGRNKDSLLADALEALLGAVFRDSGLDSACRVTEGLFLDSLQRSARSKVGQDHKTRLQEILQARCGRPPRYLLAQAEGPDHERIYSVEVVAEGRVIGRGSGRTKKAAEQEAAREALASLGG; encoded by the coding sequence GTGGTCACCGATGTGTTGAAAGAGCTTGAGGAAAAAATAGACTACCGTTTCGGCAACCCGGATCTGCTGCTGGAGGCCCTGACCCACAAATCCTTCAGCAATGAGCAGGTCGCCCGTGTCTGCCCGCACAACGAGCGGCTCGAGTTCCTGGGCGACGCGGTGCTCGATCTGATCATCAGTGACCGCCTGTTCAGAGATTATCCGGACTCCCCCGAGGGGGAGCTGACCCGCATCCGAGCCGAGGTGGTCAGCGAAAAAAGCCTCGCCAGGGCCGGGCGCAAGCTCGGCCTGGGCGCCTGCCTGCGGCTTGGCAAGGGGGAGGCGCGCAGCGGGGGGCGCAATAAGGACAGTCTGCTCGCCGACGCTCTCGAGGCGTTGCTGGGGGCTGTTTTCCGCGACAGCGGTCTCGATTCGGCCTGCAGGGTGACCGAGGGGCTGTTTCTCGACTCGCTGCAGCGCTCCGCCCGCAGCAAGGTCGGGCAGGATCACAAAACCAGGCTTCAGGAAATCCTTCAGGCCCGCTGCGGCCGGCCTCCCCGTTATCTGCTGGCCCAGGCCGAGGGGCCTGACCATGAACGGATCTACAGCGTCGAGGTGGTGGCCGAAGGCCGGGTCATCGGCCGCGGCAGCGGCCGCACCAAGAAGGCGGCAGAGCAGGAGGCGGCCCGGGAGGCCCTCGCCAGCCTGGGCGGTTAG
- a CDS encoding response regulator, whose protein sequence is MPKKILIAEDSSTMRALIVSSIAVMGDYQIFEAANGFEALRLLPREKVDLVITDINMPDINGLELVSFVRSNPNYQSTPLIIISTEGSQRDREKGLKLGANAYLVKPFEPDELQALIRQYLG, encoded by the coding sequence GTGCCGAAAAAGATTTTGATAGCCGAAGACTCCTCGACCATGCGCGCGCTCATCGTCTCGAGCATCGCGGTCATGGGGGACTACCAGATCTTCGAAGCAGCCAATGGCTTCGAAGCGCTGCGGCTGCTGCCCAGGGAAAAAGTGGATCTGGTGATCACCGATATCAACATGCCAGATATCAATGGGCTGGAACTGGTCAGCTTCGTCCGCAGCAATCCGAACTACCAGTCGACCCCGCTAATCATCATCAGTACCGAAGGGAGTCAACGAGACCGGGAAAAAGGGCTGAAACTGGGTGCCAATGCCTACCTGGTAAAACCCTTCGAACCGGATGAATTGCAGGCCCTGATCCGGCAATACCTGGGCTAG
- a CDS encoding response regulator has product MSKKKILIVEDEESLLKLESILLTSKGYEVTGVSNGQAALDSLAQEQPDLVLLDIMLPEIDGFEVCQRIKKNPATKHIPVIMLTAKKSREDMTRGERVGADWYITKPFKSAMVIETIQRFLAR; this is encoded by the coding sequence GTGTCCAAGAAAAAAATCCTTATCGTCGAAGACGAGGAGAGCCTGCTTAAGCTGGAAAGTATCCTTCTGACCTCCAAAGGTTATGAAGTAACCGGGGTCTCCAACGGCCAGGCGGCGCTGGATTCTCTGGCCCAGGAACAGCCTGATCTGGTTTTGCTCGACATCATGCTTCCAGAAATAGACGGGTTTGAGGTCTGTCAGCGGATCAAGAAAAATCCCGCGACCAAACACATCCCGGTGATCATGCTTACGGCCAAGAAGAGCCGTGAGGATATGACCCGCGGAGAGAGGGTCGGGGCCGACTGGTACATTACCAAGCCGTTTAAATCCGCCATGGTGATCGAGACAATTCAGAGGTTTCTGGCCAGATGA
- a CDS encoding elongator complex protein 3, whose translation MQVYPFFVTHAGCPQRCLFCRQEVISGVGDSAQPGDVGAALEKVLPERGDGEVAFYGGSFTLQPAARQIAFFEAVRPYLESGRLGGIRISTRPDGLDPSQVDLLRRHGVRTVEIGCQSFAPEVLETCRRGYQAEAVVQAAARVRAAGLRLGLQLMPGLPGGGPREAFESLARALALKPDFLRIYPAVVLKGTGLERLWRQGGFRPLELEEAVEVCAEMLWICHGAGVPVIRMGLQATTGLNDGSVIAAGPYHPAFGQLVRSQLWQRALRRATLQGECEISVHPADFSDAIGHRRKNLQVLQSEFGFIEITRDERIPRGALACSRGRFPIMDLAFYED comes from the coding sequence GTGCAGGTTTATCCCTTTTTTGTCACCCATGCTGGATGCCCCCAGCGGTGCCTGTTCTGCCGGCAGGAGGTCATCTCGGGAGTTGGGGATTCCGCGCAGCCCGGGGATGTCGGCGCCGCCCTCGAAAAGGTTCTGCCCGAACGTGGAGACGGGGAGGTGGCCTTTTACGGGGGCAGCTTTACCTTGCAGCCGGCAGCGCGGCAAATCGCCTTTTTCGAAGCGGTTCGGCCTTATCTTGAGAGCGGGAGGCTCGGCGGAATCCGCATCTCCACCCGTCCGGACGGGCTGGATCCCTCCCAGGTGGATCTGCTTCGGCGCCACGGCGTGCGCACCGTGGAGATCGGCTGCCAGTCCTTTGCCCCTGAGGTGCTGGAAACCTGCCGGCGGGGCTACCAGGCCGAAGCCGTGGTGCAGGCCGCCGCGCGGGTGCGGGCAGCCGGGCTGCGTCTCGGACTGCAGCTGATGCCAGGGCTGCCCGGCGGAGGGCCCCGCGAAGCCTTCGAGTCGCTGGCCCGGGCACTCGCCCTGAAGCCTGACTTTCTGCGCATCTACCCCGCCGTGGTCCTCAAGGGGACCGGGCTCGAGCGGCTCTGGCGGCAGGGAGGCTTTCGGCCGCTGGAGTTGGAGGAGGCCGTGGAGGTCTGTGCCGAGATGCTCTGGATTTGCCACGGCGCCGGAGTGCCGGTGATTCGCATGGGCCTGCAGGCTACCACCGGGCTCAACGACGGTTCGGTGATCGCCGCCGGGCCTTACCATCCCGCCTTCGGCCAGCTGGTCCGCTCGCAACTGTGGCAACGGGCATTGCGTCGTGCTACTCTGCAGGGAGAGTGTGAGATTTCGGTTCATCCGGCCGATTTCAGCGATGCCATCGGACATCGGCGGAAAAATCTGCAAGTTTTGCAATCGGAGTTCGGTTTCATCGAAATCACCCGGGATGAGCGCATCCCCAGGGGGGCGCTTGCCTGCAGCCGGGGGCGTTTCCCGATCATGGACCTGGCATTTTACGAGGATTAG
- a CDS encoding chemotaxis protein CheA has translation MGDKASAQAIKDFLGEAEEIIEKLNVDLVSLGDSAENGDSDPDLVNGIFRGAHSIKGLAGMFGFDDISGLAHQMENLLDCLRLGKVRLSPGLVETLFDGLESLTRLVHGKSEDDHFSLDLNPVLARIQAAANGPGQEDISLSRFGITPEILSVLTEYEEHRLLDNAQRGRTLLRVRATFDLTTFDQELAEISETLKKHGEVISTLPCAGDSADKIAFQLICGSSLGAEQIREKLENTDLVVETLCGGGEGRKSPASQPAAAPRPSAESGGESIPVRNDILGAENGEAGGGSLRSISRTVRVDIDKLDHLMNIVGELVLSKGTIANICQNLKSEGDSSLAGDLAKATRTLERRLHELQQGVMDVRMVPVGQLFEKMNRIVRRVSSELKKKVTLDVRGVDTELDKLIVEDLSDPLMHIIRNSLDHGIESAAERRANGKPEKGTICLWASQKGNHVVIEVRDDGRGIDPEKVRRKAVEKGLVSEHAELSRDQVFDLIFSPGFSTKDQVSDLSGRGVGMDVVKNNISMLSGMIEMDSTPGQGTTLSITLPITLAIIKALIVKVRGNTYAIPITSVLETLMVEASSIKTIERREVIELRNSTLPLLWLDRTFKLSAEPGEGKRHFIAVVGLAEKKIGIVVDELLGQQDVVIKSLGDSLSFVRGIAGAADLGNQKTILVLDVGGLMSEALRGDASFYV, from the coding sequence GTGGGAGATAAGGCGTCAGCGCAGGCCATCAAGGATTTTCTCGGGGAAGCCGAGGAAATCATCGAAAAATTGAACGTCGACCTGGTGTCACTCGGCGATTCGGCGGAAAATGGCGACAGCGACCCCGACCTGGTCAACGGCATTTTTCGGGGAGCCCATTCCATCAAGGGGCTGGCCGGCATGTTCGGGTTCGATGATATATCCGGCCTGGCCCACCAGATGGAAAACTTGCTCGACTGTCTGCGCCTGGGCAAGGTACGTCTCAGTCCCGGTCTCGTTGAGACGCTGTTCGACGGCTTGGAATCGCTGACCCGACTGGTTCACGGAAAAAGCGAGGATGACCATTTTTCCCTCGACCTGAACCCTGTCCTGGCGCGCATTCAGGCGGCCGCAAACGGCCCGGGCCAGGAGGACATCTCTCTTTCCAGATTCGGCATCACCCCCGAAATTCTCAGTGTCCTGACCGAATACGAAGAACATCGACTTCTTGACAACGCACAGAGAGGGCGCACTCTGCTCCGGGTCAGGGCGACTTTCGATCTGACCACCTTCGATCAGGAACTCGCCGAGATCTCCGAAACGCTCAAAAAGCACGGCGAAGTAATCAGCACTCTTCCCTGTGCCGGCGATTCAGCCGACAAGATCGCCTTTCAACTTATTTGCGGGAGCTCCCTGGGCGCTGAGCAGATCAGGGAAAAGCTCGAGAACACAGACCTGGTGGTCGAAACCCTCTGTGGCGGCGGGGAGGGCAGAAAATCCCCTGCTTCTCAACCTGCAGCGGCGCCGCGTCCCTCGGCCGAAAGCGGCGGCGAATCGATCCCTGTCAGAAACGATATCCTCGGAGCCGAAAATGGTGAGGCCGGGGGGGGCTCGCTGCGCTCGATCAGTCGTACCGTACGGGTGGACATCGACAAACTCGATCACCTGATGAATATCGTTGGTGAACTGGTCCTTTCCAAGGGGACCATCGCCAACATCTGCCAGAACCTCAAGTCGGAGGGCGACAGCTCTCTGGCAGGTGATCTGGCCAAGGCGACCCGGACACTCGAGCGCCGATTGCACGAGTTGCAGCAAGGGGTGATGGATGTCCGCATGGTGCCGGTGGGGCAGCTGTTCGAAAAGATGAACCGGATCGTGCGCCGGGTATCCAGCGAACTGAAAAAGAAGGTTACCCTCGATGTGCGGGGGGTTGATACAGAGCTGGATAAACTGATAGTCGAGGATCTCTCCGACCCTTTGATGCATATCATCCGCAACTCCCTGGATCATGGCATCGAATCGGCCGCCGAGAGGCGTGCCAATGGAAAGCCTGAAAAGGGGACGATCTGCCTCTGGGCCTCCCAGAAGGGCAACCACGTGGTGATCGAGGTCCGCGACGACGGGCGCGGCATCGATCCGGAAAAAGTGCGACGCAAAGCCGTGGAAAAGGGCCTGGTCAGCGAACATGCTGAACTGAGCAGGGACCAGGTTTTCGATCTGATCTTTTCCCCAGGGTTTTCCACCAAGGACCAGGTTTCCGATCTGTCCGGGCGGGGGGTCGGCATGGACGTGGTGAAAAACAATATCTCCATGCTTTCGGGGATGATCGAGATGGACAGCACCCCGGGGCAGGGAACGACCCTGAGCATCACCCTGCCGATCACTCTGGCCATCATCAAGGCCCTGATAGTCAAGGTGCGGGGGAACACCTACGCCATCCCGATTACCTCTGTGCTGGAAACCCTCATGGTGGAGGCCAGCTCCATAAAGACCATCGAGCGCCGCGAGGTGATCGAATTGCGCAATAGCACCCTGCCATTGCTCTGGCTGGACAGGACCTTCAAACTTTCCGCCGAACCCGGCGAGGGCAAGAGACATTTCATCGCCGTTGTCGGTCTGGCGGAGAAGAAAATCGGGATCGTCGTCGATGAACTGCTCGGCCAGCAGGATGTGGTCATCAAGTCTCTCGGCGACAGCCTGTCTTTTGTCCGGGGGATTGCCGGGGCGGCCGATCTGGGCAACCAGAAGACCATCCTGGTTCTCGATGTCGGCGGGTTGATGAGCGAAGCCCTGCGTGGGGACGCCTCATTCTATGTATGA
- the der gene encoding ribosome biogenesis GTPase Der, which translates to MIPVVAIVGRPNVGKSTLFNRILGQRKAIVEDLPGVTRDRHYAEVNRYGTPFTLIDTGGFEPISQERMLIQMREQSQLAVEEADLIMFVMDGKEGLTPSDEEVAKMLRKVEKPVLYVVNKIDGAKQEASLGEFYALGIEELWSASAEHGRGVSELMDRVLELLPPCAPREEDSEETRLAVIGRPNVGKSSLVNRLLGFERVVANPVAGTTRDSIDTPFIYNRRRYVLIDTAGIRRKGKVSLALEKYSVVHALKAMDRAHVVLVVIDAQEGITDQDLTVAGYAFEKGRAVVLVVNKWDLVEKDNATMGRYLEKLRISFKFLSFAPVLFVSAQSGQRVGKIMATVEKVAAEFDKQIQTSALNRVLEEAEKTHPPAVFQGKRVKLFYATQTGVRPPTITIFVNKAEGVHFSYQRYLQNKFREAFDFEGSPLRLIFKDRER; encoded by the coding sequence ATGATACCCGTTGTTGCCATAGTCGGCCGTCCCAATGTCGGCAAGTCCACCCTGTTCAACCGAATCCTCGGCCAGCGCAAGGCGATCGTCGAGGATCTGCCCGGCGTCACCCGTGACCGGCACTATGCCGAGGTGAATCGTTACGGTACCCCCTTTACGTTGATCGATACCGGCGGGTTCGAGCCGATCAGCCAGGAGCGGATGCTCATCCAGATGCGCGAACAGTCGCAACTGGCCGTGGAAGAGGCGGACCTGATCATGTTCGTCATGGATGGCAAGGAGGGGCTAACCCCCTCCGATGAAGAAGTCGCCAAAATGCTTCGCAAGGTGGAAAAGCCCGTCCTTTACGTGGTCAACAAGATCGACGGCGCCAAGCAGGAAGCGTCTCTGGGCGAGTTCTATGCGCTGGGGATTGAAGAGCTCTGGTCCGCTTCGGCCGAACATGGCCGCGGGGTGAGCGAATTGATGGACCGGGTTTTGGAGCTGCTGCCCCCCTGCGCCCCGCGCGAGGAGGATTCCGAGGAGACCAGGCTCGCGGTCATCGGGCGGCCCAATGTCGGGAAGTCCTCGCTGGTGAACAGGCTGCTCGGCTTTGAGCGGGTGGTTGCCAACCCCGTGGCCGGGACCACCCGGGACAGCATCGATACGCCCTTCATTTATAACCGGCGGCGCTATGTGCTGATCGATACCGCCGGGATCAGGCGCAAGGGGAAGGTCAGCCTCGCTCTGGAGAAGTACAGCGTGGTCCATGCCCTCAAGGCCATGGATCGGGCCCACGTGGTGTTGGTGGTGATTGACGCGCAGGAGGGGATCACCGATCAGGACCTGACGGTCGCGGGCTACGCCTTCGAGAAGGGGCGGGCAGTGGTCCTGGTGGTGAATAAATGGGACCTGGTCGAAAAGGACAACGCCACCATGGGGCGCTACCTGGAAAAGCTGCGCATCTCCTTCAAGTTTCTCAGTTTCGCGCCGGTGCTGTTCGTCTCCGCCCAGTCGGGACAGCGGGTCGGGAAAATCATGGCCACGGTGGAGAAGGTTGCCGCCGAGTTCGACAAACAGATTCAGACCTCAGCTCTCAACCGGGTTCTCGAAGAGGCGGAAAAAACCCATCCGCCCGCTGTTTTTCAGGGCAAGCGCGTCAAGCTGTTCTATGCCACCCAAACCGGGGTGCGCCCGCCGACCATCACGATTTTCGTCAACAAGGCGGAGGGGGTTCACTTTTCCTACCAGCGATATCTGCAGAACAAGTTCCGCGAGGCTTTCGACTTCGAGGGGAGCCCCCTGCGGCTGATCTTCAAGGACCGGGAACGGTGA
- a CDS encoding chemotaxis protein CheW — protein MMDLADIRKKAKADQKGATEAEPSVGRGSGRPAASIQGEPLEFDLEAMETPAPEPAGTATATVDPLEALFSGCGSLELATEEQYLKGLSQSENQQEQKRQWLTFELGKEVYALDIVAIHEIIKPREITDIPRVPEFILGIISLRGIIVPVYDLKRRLKLGTAEITPASRIIVCQNDDRTAGLLVDCINQVVGIAEDGIEPPPSVLTGHERELIAGVGRQDGRMMILLNLQNVLDPELI, from the coding sequence ATGATGGATCTTGCCGACATCCGTAAAAAAGCCAAGGCGGACCAAAAGGGTGCCACCGAGGCCGAACCTTCCGTGGGGCGGGGCTCGGGCAGACCTGCCGCCTCGATTCAGGGTGAGCCGCTGGAATTCGATCTCGAAGCCATGGAGACCCCAGCGCCCGAGCCCGCCGGTACGGCGACCGCGACTGTCGACCCCCTGGAGGCGCTGTTCTCGGGTTGCGGATCGCTGGAGCTTGCCACCGAGGAGCAATATCTCAAGGGCCTCTCGCAAAGCGAGAATCAGCAGGAGCAAAAGCGGCAGTGGTTGACCTTCGAGCTAGGAAAAGAGGTATACGCACTGGACATCGTGGCCATCCACGAGATAATTAAGCCCAGAGAAATAACTGATATTCCCCGGGTGCCCGAATTCATCTTGGGAATCATCTCGTTGCGTGGCATCATTGTACCGGTGTACGACCTGAAACGGCGCTTGAAGCTCGGTACCGCAGAGATCACCCCCGCCAGTCGGATTATTGTCTGTCAAAATGATGACCGAACGGCGGGTTTGTTGGTTGACTGCATTAATCAGGTAGTGGGGATTGCCGAGGATGGCATCGAGCCGCCACCCTCGGTGTTGACCGGGCATGAACGTGAGTTGATCGCAGGTGTCGGCCGGCAGGATGGACGCATGATGATCCTGTTGAATCTGCAGAATGTACTGGACCCGGAATTGATCTGA